A window of Verrucomicrobiia bacterium genomic DNA:
GGGGCGTTACCTGCTCCAGGATTTCCTGGGCCGCCTGTATGCGCCGCTGGGCGACATCCGCAAGCTGGGCGCCAACCTGCTCGCCAGCCTGCTCATGGTCTCGGGCTGGGGCTTTTTCCTCATCCAGGGCGTGCGCGATGCCGAGGGCGGCGTAAAGGCCCTGTGGCCCATCTTTGGCATTGCCAATCAGATGCTGGCCGCCATTGCCCTGTGTCTGGGCACCACCATTTTGCTCAAGATGCAGCTCCAGCGCCGGCAGGCAAAACCCGGCGGCGCCTCGCGTTCCCTGGCGGTGGTGCTGGTGACCTTGGTGCCGCTGGCGTGGCTCCTGGCCGTCACCTGCAGCGCCGGGGCCATCAAAGTGTTTCATCCAGATCCGAAAATGGGTTTCTGGGCGGCCGCCCAGGCCGCCCACCAGACGCTGACCCAACTGGAGCCGCAACTGGCCCAGGCCCGCGCCGCCGGCGCCGCGGAGCAAATCCAGGCGCTCGAGCGGCGGATCCTGGAGGCGCGGCGCGCCCGTTTCAACAACCGGGTGGATGCCGTGGTCACCGCCGTCTTCCTTGCCCTCATTGGCACAATGCTGGCCCTGAGTGCGCGCACCTGGTGGCAACTGTTGCGGCGCCAACAGCCCGCCACGCTCAAAGAAACGGAGCCGGTCTGGCTGCCCGATTACGCCGTGGCCGAAGGCGCGCCCCGCGGCTGGTGGGGCTGGCTGGCGCTGGCGCTGCTGGCCGCCAAGGAGGTCTCCGGCCAGGCCGCCTGTGAACGCGCCCAGCAACAGGCCCCGTGTGCCTGCGGCCACGTCCATCCCGCGCCCGCCAAAATGACCGGGCAGACGGCCCAGGCGCCCCCCGCGCCTTCCCGCGGGGAAATCGTTGCGCAAATGCTGGAAAAGCGGTATGGTGGAGGAGTAAATCGTTGTTGTTAAATTGGTCATGAACGGTCGGAACGCCCACCCGGGCCAGCTTCAACCGGTTGTCACCGGCATGCAAGGATTGTGCTAGAACCCATGCAACGCCCAAGCGCATGGCCGACCGGACGGGCGGCCGCCTGATCCCTCATGCAACGCATTGGACTCTTCGGCGGCTCGTTCAATCCGGTCACCTACGGCCATCTTGGCCTGGCCCGCGCGGCGTGGGAAACGCTGGCCCTGGACCGGCTGTATTTCATCCCCGCCGCCCAATCGCCCTTCAAACCTCATGCCCCCCCCGCGCCCGGCCCCTTGCGGCTGCGCTGGTTGCGGCTGGCCCTGGCGGGCTGGAGCGGCTGCGTGGTGGATGACACCGAGCTGCGCCGCGGCGGCATCTCCTACACGGTGGACACCGTGGCCGAGTTTCGCCGCCGCCATCCGGAGGCGGAGCTGTTCTGGATTCTGGGCGCAGACCAGGCCCACACCCTGCCGCAATGGCACGCCGCCATGACCCTGGCGCAATGGGTGCAATTTGCCGTCTGCCCCCGCCCGGGCCAGCCGCCGCCGCAGTTGGCGCCCCCCTTCCGCGGCCGGCTCGTGGAGGCCCCGCTGCTGGGCGTCTCCGCCTCGCTGGTCCGACAACGCGCGGCTGCCGGCCTGCCCCTGGACGGGCTGACCCCGCCGGCCGTGGCCGAAGATTTAATGCGCGAAAAAGTGTACTCATGACACCCACCCCCACCCAACGCAGCATGGATTCCAAAAAACTGGCGGTCACCATCCGGGAACTGGCCGATGCCAAAAAGGCGGAAAACATCACCGTGCTGGACGTGCGCGGCTTGAGCACGGTCACGGACTTCTTTGTCATCGCCACCGGCACCAGCGAGCCGCACCTGCGGGCGATCGCCGAGGAGATCACCGAAAAGCTCGAGGAAAACGCCGGCCTGCGCCCCCGCGCCATTGATGGCGAGGTGCCCACCCACTGGATGGTGCTGGATTACGTGGACGTCATCGCCCACGTGATGCGGGCCGAAGTGCGCGCCAAATATGATCTGGAAGGGCTGTGGGGCGACGCCCCGCGCCTGCGGCCGCGGCGCAAAGCCAAAGTTAAATCCCTCCCCGATTGACCCCCCCGGCGGGCTTACTCCGCCGGCGAAGCGGCACTACTGGAAGAACCTTCCGTTTCCGCCGCTTTGGCCATTTCCTCCAAAACCCGCCGGAACTCGGCCAGGCCCGGCGCGGGCACAATGATGTTGTCCCGCCGGCCGTTCACGTCCTCGGTAATGCGTAGAAACCGTCCGCGCTGGTTTTCCTTGAGGGTGAAGATAAACTTCTTGCGCTC
This region includes:
- the nadD gene encoding nicotinate (nicotinamide) nucleotide adenylyltransferase, translated to MQRIGLFGGSFNPVTYGHLGLARAAWETLALDRLYFIPAAQSPFKPHAPPAPGPLRLRWLRLALAGWSGCVVDDTELRRGGISYTVDTVAEFRRRHPEAELFWILGADQAHTLPQWHAAMTLAQWVQFAVCPRPGQPPPQLAPPFRGRLVEAPLLGVSASLVRQRAAAGLPLDGLTPPAVAEDLMREKVYS
- the rsfS gene encoding ribosome silencing factor, with protein sequence MTPTPTQRSMDSKKLAVTIRELADAKKAENITVLDVRGLSTVTDFFVIATGTSEPHLRAIAEEITEKLEENAGLRPRAIDGEVPTHWMVLDYVDVIAHVMRAEVRAKYDLEGLWGDAPRLRPRRKAKVKSLPD
- a CDS encoding PUR family DNA/RNA-binding protein, with the translated sequence MITNDRSSYGQRPSHGPAGGSRPPSQDETLKREEIVVERKKFIFTLKENQRGRFLRITEDVNGRRDNIIVPAPGLAEFRRVLEEMAKAAETEGSSSSAASPAE